One part of the Helicobacter cetorum MIT 99-5656 genome encodes these proteins:
- the lptB gene encoding LPS export ABC transporter ATP-binding protein, whose protein sequence is MDILKAEHLNKQIKKTKIVSDVSLEVKSGEVVGLLGPNGAGKTTTFYMICGLLEPSGGNVFLNDVNLAKYPLHKRSNLGIGYLPQESSIFKELSVEENLALAGETTFKSSKESEEKMEQMLDAFNIQAIRKRKGMSLSGGERRRVEIARALMKNPKFVLLDEPFAGVDPIAVIDIQKIIESLVELNIGVLITDHNVRETLSVCHRAYVIKSGTLLASGNASEIYENALVRKYYLGEHFKA, encoded by the coding sequence ATGGATATTTTAAAAGCAGAGCATTTAAACAAACAAATCAAAAAAACTAAGATTGTTTCAGATGTTTCTTTGGAAGTCAAAAGTGGCGAAGTAGTGGGGCTTCTAGGACCTAATGGAGCGGGTAAAACAACCACATTTTACATGATATGCGGACTTTTAGAGCCTAGTGGGGGGAATGTTTTTTTAAACGATGTAAATCTCGCTAAATACCCTTTACACAAGCGTTCTAACTTAGGCATAGGCTACTTACCCCAAGAATCAAGTATTTTTAAAGAATTAAGCGTAGAAGAGAATTTAGCCCTAGCAGGGGAGACCACCTTTAAGAGTTCCAAAGAAAGCGAAGAAAAGATGGAGCAAATGCTTGATGCTTTTAATATCCAAGCCATTAGAAAACGCAAAGGCATGAGCTTGAGTGGGGGAGAAAGAAGGCGTGTAGAAATCGCAAGGGCTTTGATGAAAAACCCTAAGTTTGTGTTGCTAGATGAGCCATTTGCTGGGGTAGACCCCATTGCGGTGATTGATATTCAAAAAATTATTGAAAGCTTAGTGGAATTAAACATCGGCGTGTTAATCACAGATCATAATGTGCGAGAGACCTTGAGCGTGTGCCATAGAGCGTATGTGATTAAAAGTGGCACGCTTCTAGCGAGCGGAAATGCTAGTGAAATTTATGAGAATGCGTTGGTGCGTAAGTATTACTTAGGGGAGCATTTTAAGGCATAA
- the tsaE gene encoding tRNA (adenosine(37)-N6)-threonylcarbamoyltransferase complex ATPase subunit type 1 TsaE translates to MRANLDELDKIASEILKDNFMGVVFLKGVVGSGKTTLVQACLKYLGLDKQATSPTFSLMHAYSESVFHYDFYMRDLETCLRLGMLECLLEKGIHFVEWGDEKLEKILKKYDLAIKVVEIKTELTNRFYTIRVA, encoded by the coding sequence ATGAGAGCGAATTTAGATGAGCTAGATAAGATTGCTTCTGAAATTTTGAAAGATAATTTTATGGGGGTGGTTTTTTTAAAAGGCGTTGTAGGAAGCGGTAAAACGACCTTAGTTCAAGCTTGCTTAAAATATTTGGGTTTAGACAAGCAGGCTACTTCGCCGACCTTTAGTTTAATGCACGCTTATAGTGAAAGCGTGTTTCATTATGATTTTTATATGCGTGATTTAGAAACTTGTTTGAGACTTGGCATGCTAGAGTGCTTGTTAGAAAAAGGGATTCATTTTGTAGAATGGGGCGATGAAAAATTAGAAAAAATTTTAAAAAAATACGATTTAGCTATTAAGGTTGTAGAAATCAAAACAGAGCTAACAAACCGCTTTTATACAATAAGGGTCGCTTGA
- a CDS encoding DNA polymerase III subunit gamma/tau, whose protein sequence is MRVLALKYRPKHFSELVGQDSVAKTLSLALDNKRLANAYLFSGLRGSGKTSSSRIFARALMCEVGPKAVPCDTCIQCESALNNHHIDIIEMDGASNRGIDDVRNLIEQTRYKPSFGRYKIFIIDEVHMFTTEAFNALLKTLEEPPSHVKFLLATTDALKLPATILSRTQHFRFKKIPENSVIAHLKTILEKEKVGYEESALEKLAHSGQGSLRDTLTLLEQAINYCDNSITESKVAEMLGAIDRSVLEDFFQSLINQDEALLQERYEILENYETEGVLEEMMLFLKAKLLSPSSYSLILIERFFKIIMSSLSLLKEGANSSFVLLLLKMKFKEALKLKALDDAILELEQTKEKISQSPLNQNPTINHNAPKKETPRIEKESLETKILETSQEKTLQASTLSAKEQIFQNLFKQVQKLVYERNYELGAVFEKNICFVDFDSNTKTLTWESLATGKDKELLKQHFVVVKNIVDEIYAKGSKVKVALKTQKESVENEIQKNQSARPPLMEPQNKVKEKLQATERQATENKEVEAQTIEKETPLTELQEFVTHHSQLIEEIKSEFGVKSVELL, encoded by the coding sequence ATGCGAGTCTTAGCGTTAAAATACCGCCCCAAACATTTTAGCGAGCTAGTAGGACAAGATAGTGTAGCCAAAACGCTTTCTTTAGCCCTAGATAATAAGCGTTTGGCTAACGCTTATTTATTTAGTGGGTTAAGAGGTTCTGGTAAAACAAGCTCTTCTAGGATTTTTGCCAGAGCGTTGATGTGTGAAGTGGGACCAAAAGCTGTGCCTTGTGATACTTGCATTCAGTGTGAGAGTGCTTTAAACAACCATCATATTGATATTATAGAGATGGATGGGGCTTCTAATAGGGGGATTGATGATGTGCGTAATCTCATAGAGCAAACCCGCTACAAACCAAGCTTTGGGCGTTATAAAATCTTTATCATTGATGAAGTGCATATGTTTACCACAGAAGCGTTTAACGCTCTTTTAAAGACTTTAGAAGAACCCCCTAGTCATGTGAAATTTCTTCTAGCGACTACTGATGCTTTGAAATTACCCGCTACCATACTCAGTCGCACCCAGCATTTTAGGTTTAAAAAAATCCCTGAAAATTCTGTAATAGCCCATTTAAAAACCATTTTAGAAAAAGAAAAAGTGGGTTATGAAGAGAGTGCGTTAGAAAAACTAGCTCACAGTGGACAAGGAAGCTTGAGAGATACGCTCACTCTTTTAGAACAAGCCATAAATTATTGTGATAATTCTATTACAGAGAGCAAAGTGGCTGAAATGTTAGGGGCGATTGATAGAAGCGTATTAGAAGACTTTTTTCAAAGTTTAATCAATCAAGATGAAGCCTTATTGCAAGAGCGTTATGAAATTTTAGAAAATTATGAAACAGAAGGCGTTTTAGAAGAAATGATGCTTTTTTTGAAAGCAAAGTTATTAAGTCCTAGCTCCTATTCGTTAATTTTGATAGAGCGGTTTTTTAAAATCATTATGAGTAGCTTGAGTCTTTTAAAAGAAGGGGCAAATTCTAGCTTTGTGCTGTTATTATTAAAAATGAAATTTAAAGAAGCCTTGAAGCTTAAAGCCTTAGATGATGCGATTTTAGAATTAGAACAAACTAAAGAAAAAATCTCTCAATCCCCCTTAAATCAAAACCCTACAATAAACCATAACGCCCCTAAAAAGGAAACTCCAAGAATAGAAAAAGAAAGCTTAGAAACCAAAATTTTAGAAACTTCACAAGAAAAAACCCTACAAGCTTCTACGCTATCAGCCAAAGAACAAATTTTTCAGAATTTATTCAAGCAAGTTCAAAAATTAGTTTATGAGCGAAACTATGAATTAGGGGCTGTGTTTGAAAAAAATATTTGTTTTGTGGATTTTGATAGTAATACTAAAACACTCACTTGGGAGTCTCTAGCAACTGGTAAAGACAAAGAGCTTTTAAAACAGCATTTTGTGGTTGTAAAAAATATTGTTGATGAAATCTATGCTAAGGGTAGTAAGGTTAAAGTCGCTCTAAAAACTCAAAAAGAGAGTGTAGAAAATGAAATTCAAAAAAATCAAAGTGCTAGACCCCCCTTAATGGAGCCACAAAATAAAGTTAAAGAGAAACTACAAGCTACTGAACGACAAGCCACTGAGAATAAGGAAGTTGAAGCACAAACGATAGAAAAAGAAACCCCCCTTACAGAATTACAAGAATTTGTTACTCATCATTCGCAACTCATTGAAGAGATTAAGAGTGAGTTTGGGGTTAAAAGCGTGGAGCTACTATGA
- a CDS encoding anaerobic C4-dicarboxylate transporter, translated as MDTFFQIVVLLFSLFLGARLGGLGVGYAGGLGVLVLCLFLGLNPGRIPFDVILVIMAVISAISAMQSAGGLDYLVKIAEKFLKKHPKQINYFAPSVAYFLTLLAGTGHTAFCLMPVIVEVSQSQNIKPKVPLSLAVVSSQVAITASPVSAAVVFMSGILEPLGASYLTLLMIWISTTFLACILTAFMMSFTNLRLDSDPIYLKRLKQGKISPPTIQAEKEVSKSAKLSVWIFIGGVVAIVCYASAISKNIALIEPVILGRDYAIVCFMLSVATLMVLLCKLNPNDISQTSVFKSGMQACVCVLGVAWLGDTFVSNHIDEIKHYASFLIADYPFLLAVALFFASMLLYSQAATSKALIPSVIMALGISANNTEHLYIIVASFASVSALFVLPTYPTLLGAIAMDNTGTTKMGRYVFDHSFLIPGVLIVSLSVALGFITAPLVL; from the coding sequence ATGGATACCTTTTTTCAAATTGTAGTGTTACTTTTTTCACTTTTTTTAGGGGCTAGGCTTGGGGGCTTAGGGGTAGGCTATGCGGGGGGCTTGGGCGTGCTTGTGCTTTGCTTATTTTTAGGACTAAATCCTGGCAGGATTCCTTTTGATGTGATTTTAGTGATTATGGCAGTCATTAGTGCTATAAGTGCGATGCAAAGTGCTGGGGGCTTAGATTACTTAGTCAAAATCGCTGAAAAATTTTTAAAAAAACACCCCAAGCAAATCAATTATTTTGCTCCAAGCGTGGCGTATTTTTTAACCCTTCTAGCTGGTACAGGGCATACAGCATTTTGCTTGATGCCTGTAATTGTTGAAGTGAGCCAAAGTCAAAATATCAAACCCAAAGTGCCTTTAAGTTTAGCGGTAGTGTCTAGTCAAGTAGCCATTACAGCAAGCCCTGTAAGTGCGGCTGTGGTGTTTATGAGTGGCATTTTAGAGCCTTTAGGGGCAAGCTATCTCACGCTTTTAATGATTTGGATTTCTACGACTTTTTTAGCATGCATACTCACCGCCTTTATGATGAGTTTTACGAATTTGAGATTAGATAGCGACCCCATTTATTTGAAGCGTCTAAAACAGGGTAAAATTTCGCCCCCCACTATTCAAGCAGAAAAAGAAGTGTCTAAGAGTGCCAAATTGTCGGTATGGATTTTTATAGGTGGGGTTGTGGCGATTGTTTGTTATGCGAGTGCGATTTCTAAAAATATCGCTCTAATTGAGCCAGTGATTTTAGGTAGAGATTATGCGATTGTGTGTTTCATGTTGAGTGTGGCTACTTTAATGGTGTTATTATGCAAGCTAAACCCTAATGATATTTCACAAACAAGTGTGTTTAAATCCGGTATGCAAGCATGCGTATGCGTGCTAGGAGTTGCATGGCTAGGCGATACTTTTGTGAGTAATCATATAGATGAAATCAAGCATTACGCTTCTTTTTTGATTGCGGATTATCCGTTTTTGCTTGCAGTGGCACTCTTTTTTGCTTCCATGCTTTTATATTCACAAGCCGCTACTTCTAAAGCACTCATTCCAAGCGTGATTATGGCTTTGGGTATTAGTGCAAATAATACAGAACATTTGTATATTATTGTGGCTTCTTTTGCAAGCGTCTCGGCATTATTTGTGTTACCTACTTACCCCACCTTGCTAGGAGCGATTGCTATGGATAATACCGGCACCACGAAAATGGGGCGTTATGTGTTTGACCATTCGTTTTTGATTCCTGGGGTTTTAATCGTGTCTTTGAGTGTGGCACTAGGTTTTATTACTGCACCGTTAGTTTTATAG
- a CDS encoding type II asparaginase, whose product MRRFLKFLILLLCFKGQLMAQNLPTIALLATGGTIAGSGISASANSYKSGELSVKELISAIPNLNKLAHIKGEQISNIGSQDMNEAIWFKLARRIQELLEDSRIQGVVITHGTDTLEESAYFLNLVLHSTKPVVLVGAMRNSTSLSADGALNLYNAVSVAIHKQSANKGVLVVMDDTIFSAREVAKTHTTHTSTFKALNSGAIGSVYYAKVRYYMQPLRKHTIKSEFSIHELKKPLPRVDIIYTHAGMTSDLLQASINSHAQGIVIAGVGNGNVSVEFLKMMRQASKLGVVIVRSSRVGSGETTSGEIDDKAYGFITSDNLNPQKARVLLQLALSKTKNKEKIQEMFEEY is encoded by the coding sequence ATGAGAAGGTTTTTGAAATTTCTAATTCTTTTACTTTGTTTTAAGGGGCAACTTATGGCTCAAAATCTACCTACAATTGCTTTACTAGCGACAGGGGGAACTATTGCTGGGAGTGGTATAAGTGCGAGTGCGAATAGCTATAAGAGTGGTGAATTAAGCGTTAAGGAGCTTATTAGTGCCATTCCTAATCTCAATAAACTCGCTCATATTAAGGGGGAGCAAATTTCAAATATCGGTTCACAAGATATGAATGAAGCCATATGGTTCAAGCTAGCCAGACGCATTCAAGAGCTATTAGAAGATAGCCGTATTCAAGGCGTAGTCATTACGCATGGCACAGATACCTTAGAAGAGAGTGCATATTTTTTGAACTTGGTTTTACACTCCACAAAACCCGTTGTATTAGTGGGAGCGATGCGTAATTCTACTTCTTTGAGCGCTGATGGCGCTCTTAATTTATACAACGCTGTGAGTGTGGCTATTCATAAACAGAGTGCGAATAAAGGCGTTCTAGTGGTAATGGATGACACCATTTTTAGTGCTAGAGAAGTTGCTAAAACACATACCACACACACTTCCACTTTTAAAGCCCTAAATAGCGGTGCTATAGGAAGCGTGTATTACGCCAAAGTGCGTTATTACATGCAACCTTTAAGAAAACACACTATCAAGAGTGAATTTTCTATTCACGAATTGAAAAAACCCCTACCTAGAGTGGATATTATCTACACGCATGCTGGCATGACTTCAGATTTGCTTCAAGCAAGTATCAATTCGCATGCTCAAGGCATAGTTATTGCTGGGGTGGGCAATGGAAATGTGAGTGTTGAGTTTTTAAAAATGATGCGACAAGCAAGCAAACTTGGAGTGGTCATAGTGCGTTCAAGCAGGGTGGGAAGTGGCGAGACTACATCAGGCGAAATTGATGACAAAGCTTATGGCTTCATCACAAGCGATAATCTCAACCCACAAAAAGCTAGAGTGCTTTTACAACTAGCCTTAAGCAAAACAAAGAATAAGGAAAAAATCCAAGAGATGTTTGAAGAATACTAA
- a CDS encoding DUF1104 domain-containing protein, with protein sequence MKMLRTLSVCALLFVALNATDFSKTSDVDLAKMAGIVAPKDIVDYKKELRMRMKKMSKEKRAEFHKQLHEYAIKNTDNMTVAEFEAHKKAVQEELDKHGMKSMDKELGLKSCGCKNKHKHHEHKHHTHDKHEKHDEHEKHKHHEHDNQTADKHEEHATKKHDESKDKASK encoded by the coding sequence ATGAAAATGTTAAGAACCCTTTCGGTTTGTGCTTTGTTATTTGTAGCTTTAAATGCGACAGATTTTAGTAAGACTAGCGATGTAGATTTAGCAAAAATGGCTGGAATTGTCGCTCCAAAGGATATTGTAGATTACAAAAAAGAATTGAGAATGCGTATGAAAAAGATGTCTAAAGAAAAGCGTGCAGAATTTCATAAGCAATTGCATGAATATGCAATTAAAAACACCGATAATATGACCGTGGCAGAGTTTGAAGCACATAAAAAGGCGGTTCAAGAAGAGCTTGATAAGCATGGTATGAAAAGCATGGATAAAGAGCTTGGACTCAAATCATGTGGTTGCAAGAACAAACACAAACATCACGAGCATAAGCACCACACCCACGATAAACATGAAAAACATGATGAGCATGAAAAACACAAGCACCATGAACATGACAATCAAACTGCAGACAAACACGAAGAACATGCCACAAAAAAGCATGACGAGTCAAAAGACAAAGCTTCTAAATGA
- a CDS encoding DUF1104 domain-containing protein, giving the protein MKKGLIFCIAILGLQVLGARDFSTLKDKELLKLAGTLPSSEAIDYRMEVSKRLKVLNAEDAKKFRASFSRMAKKNLSKMSEEDFKKMREEVRKELEEKTKALSTEEIKEKGLNVSVCSGDVRKVWCKAKKKEKHCSPK; this is encoded by the coding sequence ATGAAAAAGGGCTTGATTTTTTGCATAGCCATTTTGGGGTTACAAGTCTTAGGGGCTAGAGATTTTTCAACTCTCAAGGACAAAGAGCTTTTGAAATTAGCTGGAACTCTCCCTTCTAGTGAAGCGATTGATTATCGTATGGAGGTATCTAAACGCCTTAAGGTCTTGAACGCTGAAGATGCTAAGAAATTTCGGGCGAGTTTCAGTAGAATGGCTAAAAAAAATCTTTCAAAAATGAGTGAAGAAGATTTTAAAAAAATGCGTGAAGAAGTGCGTAAAGAACTAGAAGAAAAAACCAAAGCTTTAAGTACTGAAGAAATTAAGGAAAAAGGGCTTAATGTGAGCGTTTGTAGTGGTGATGTGAGAAAAGTTTGGTGTAAAGCCAAAAAGAAAGAAAAGCACTGCTCTCCCAAGTAA
- a CDS encoding YeiH family protein: MDYHKIRNYGLGLLIVGVITALALYIAQFSFLKTNHISALLIGVLLGLIGSFIYPKYSHHMNNGVQLSAKKLLRLGVILYGFKVSVTEILSYGFSPLFIALFVVVAIFFMGVLLGNKLGLDKETSMLVSIGSAICGAAAVLALEGVLKSKPFKSIVAVGTVIVFGLFSMFLYPFVYHLGIIPLNPMQEGVYIGATLHEVANVVGAASSVSLEAEKIAITIKMVRVILLIPLLLGISLYLAKSNQNTEKTKIQIPWFAFMFLGMVILHSYLPLFTKGVINPQILEKTFETLRQISEICLIMAMSALGLQVDVKNFLSNGSKAFLLAFILFIGLVIGGLFLVKGLV; the protein is encoded by the coding sequence ATGGATTACCATAAAATAAGAAACTATGGCCTAGGCTTGTTAATTGTCGGTGTCATTACCGCCCTAGCTCTTTATATCGCACAATTTTCTTTTTTAAAAACAAATCATATTTCCGCTCTTTTAATAGGGGTTTTATTAGGGTTAATAGGCTCTTTCATTTACCCTAAGTATTCTCATCATATGAATAATGGGGTGCAATTAAGTGCGAAAAAACTCTTGCGTTTGGGGGTCATTCTTTATGGTTTTAAAGTGAGTGTAACAGAGATTTTAAGCTATGGTTTTTCGCCCCTATTTATCGCTCTTTTTGTAGTGGTTGCAATCTTTTTTATGGGGGTCTTGTTGGGTAATAAACTAGGGCTTGATAAAGAAACTTCCATGCTTGTTTCTATAGGTAGTGCAATTTGTGGGGCAGCGGCTGTGCTTGCGTTAGAAGGGGTGTTAAAATCCAAACCTTTTAAAAGCATTGTAGCTGTAGGCACGGTGATTGTCTTTGGATTATTCTCTATGTTTTTATACCCTTTTGTTTATCATCTAGGCATTATTCCTTTAAACCCCATGCAAGAAGGCGTGTATATCGGTGCGACTTTACATGAAGTGGCAAATGTTGTGGGGGCAGCTAGTTCTGTTTCATTAGAAGCTGAAAAAATAGCCATTACGATTAAAATGGTGCGTGTGATTTTACTTATTCCTCTATTGCTTGGCATTTCTCTTTATTTAGCTAAAAGCAACCAAAACACAGAAAAAACAAAAATACAAATCCCGTGGTTTGCATTCATGTTTTTAGGCATGGTCATTCTTCATTCTTATTTACCTTTATTCACAAAGGGCGTTATAAACCCCCAAATTTTAGAAAAAACTTTTGAAACTTTACGCCAAATTTCAGAAATTTGTCTCATCATGGCTATGAGTGCTTTAGGGCTTCAAGTAGATGTAAAGAATTTTCTCTCTAATGGTAGCAAGGCATTTTTGTTAGCTTTCATTTTGTTTATAGGGTTAGTTATAGGGGGGTTATTTTTAGTGAAAGGACTTGTATAA
- a CDS encoding LysE family transporter — MWVIFIKGFSLAISLCAAVGAQSLFIIEQGMARNYVFLICALCFMCDILLMSMGVFGVGAYFAKNLYLSLFLNLFGAAFTGFYAFLAFKTLFQTFKNKQVQTPRKLSLKKTLLFTLGVTLLNPQVYLEMVFLIGASALSFNFTQKFVFLIGTLSAALFWLSLLCTLSLRYGSILLNNQKIFMGVNLLVTAIMGTLSVTLFRAFLATLSKI, encoded by the coding sequence ATGTGGGTGATTTTTATAAAAGGGTTTAGTCTAGCTATCTCTTTATGTGCAGCTGTAGGGGCACAATCCTTATTCATTATAGAGCAAGGCATGGCTAGAAATTATGTGTTTTTAATTTGTGCTTTGTGTTTTATGTGTGATATTTTGCTTATGAGTATGGGGGTGTTTGGTGTAGGGGCTTATTTTGCTAAAAACCTTTATTTAAGCTTGTTTTTAAACTTATTTGGAGCGGCTTTTACAGGATTTTATGCTTTTTTAGCTTTTAAAACCCTTTTTCAAACTTTCAAAAACAAGCAAGTTCAAACCCCAAGAAAACTATCCTTAAAAAAGACCTTGTTATTTACTTTAGGCGTTACCTTGCTCAATCCGCAAGTGTATTTAGAAATGGTGTTTTTAATCGGAGCAAGTGCCTTGTCTTTTAATTTCACTCAAAAATTTGTCTTTTTAATAGGCACATTATCAGCAGCTTTATTTTGGCTTTCATTATTATGCACCCTATCCTTACGCTATGGCTCTATACTCTTAAACAATCAAAAAATCTTTATGGGTGTGAATCTCTTAGTAACAGCCATTATGGGAACTCTCAGCGTTACTTTATTCAGAGCTTTCTTAGCTACGCTAAGTAAAATCTAA
- a CDS encoding outer membrane beta-barrel protein: MGRIESKKRLKAVIFLASLGVLGVNAAEKTPFFKTKNHIYLGFRLGTGAGTHTTMTQQAYKDNPTCPNSVCYEEKLQAHYKGGKNLSYTGQIGDEISIDKYHILGLRVWGGVEYAKAQLGQKVGSNTLLEKQNYDPNTIKTYDPKSQQQGSLILQKTPSPQNFLFNNAHFMAFSLNMNVFVNLPIDTLLKHALKTKKMLFLKIGIFAGGGVEYAILWSPQWKNQNTQQNDKFFAAGGGFFVNFGGSLYVGKHNRLNVGLKIPYYSLNAQSWKNFGSSNAWQQQTIRQNFSVFRNKELFVSYAFLF; this comes from the coding sequence ATGGGTAGAATTGAATCAAAAAAGCGTTTAAAAGCGGTTATTTTTTTAGCTAGTTTGGGGGTGTTAGGGGTTAATGCTGCTGAAAAAACCCCTTTTTTTAAAACTAAAAATCATATTTATTTAGGCTTTAGACTAGGCACAGGAGCTGGCACACATACCACAATGACCCAACAAGCCTACAAAGATAACCCTACTTGTCCTAATAGCGTGTGTTATGAAGAGAAACTACAAGCCCATTATAAGGGGGGTAAGAACTTATCTTATACAGGTCAAATAGGTGATGAAATATCCATAGACAAATACCACATTTTGGGTTTAAGGGTGTGGGGGGGCGTAGAATACGCTAAGGCTCAATTAGGTCAAAAAGTGGGGTCTAATACCCTTTTAGAAAAACAGAATTATGACCCAAACACGATTAAAACCTATGACCCTAAATCGCAACAACAAGGCTCTTTAATTTTACAAAAAACCCCAAGCCCCCAAAACTTCCTTTTTAATAACGCTCATTTTATGGCGTTTAGTTTAAACATGAATGTGTTTGTTAATTTGCCTATAGACACACTCTTAAAACATGCTTTGAAAACAAAAAAAATGCTGTTTTTAAAGATAGGTATATTTGCTGGGGGTGGGGTGGAATACGCAATATTATGGAGTCCTCAGTGGAAAAATCAAAACACACAGCAAAATGATAAATTTTTTGCGGCTGGTGGGGGGTTTTTTGTGAATTTTGGGGGTTCTTTGTATGTGGGTAAGCACAACCGCCTGAATGTGGGGCTAAAGATACCCTATTATAGTTTGAACGCTCAAAGCTGGAAGAATTTTGGCTCTAGCAACGCATGGCAGCAACAAACTATTCGGCAAAATTTCAGCGTTTTTAGGAATAAAGAACTCTTTGTAAGCTATGCGTTTTTGTTTTAG
- a CDS encoding tRNA dihydrouridine synthase has translation MDFKNNPKKWLFLAPLAGYTDLPFRSVVKKFGVDVTTSEMVSSHSLVYAFDKTSKMLEKSSLEDNFMAQISGSKESVVKEAVEKINALEHVSGIDFNCGCPAPKVANHGNGSGLLKDLNHLVKLLKVIRENTTKKITSVKVRLGFDKKIPTEIAQALNDAPIDYVVVHGRTRSDRYQKDKIDYESIALMKEILKVPVMANGEIDSVKKAFEVLEKTNANGLMIGRAALRAPWIFWQIRNNTTELPAVVKKDLVLEHFDKMVEFYGARGVIMFRKNLHAYAKGEMGASAFRNCVNTLTEIKSMRESIEEFFSQEMLQSEVPLWVELNQKSV, from the coding sequence ATGGACTTTAAGAATAATCCTAAAAAATGGCTTTTTTTAGCCCCCTTGGCTGGTTATACAGACTTGCCTTTTAGAAGTGTGGTGAAAAAGTTTGGCGTCGATGTTACCACAAGTGAAATGGTTAGTTCGCATTCGCTAGTGTATGCGTTTGATAAAACTTCTAAGATGTTAGAAAAATCTAGCTTAGAAGACAACTTTATGGCACAAATCTCAGGCTCTAAAGAAAGTGTTGTTAAAGAAGCGGTTGAAAAAATCAATGCCTTAGAACATGTAAGTGGGATTGATTTTAATTGCGGTTGTCCTGCTCCTAAGGTGGCTAATCATGGTAATGGTAGCGGGTTATTAAAAGATTTAAATCATCTGGTGAAATTGCTCAAAGTGATTAGAGAAAACACGACTAAAAAAATCACAAGCGTGAAAGTGCGTTTAGGCTTTGATAAAAAAATTCCTACAGAAATCGCTCAGGCTTTAAATGACGCTCCGATTGATTATGTAGTCGTGCATGGAAGAACGCGAAGTGATAGGTATCAAAAAGATAAGATTGATTATGAAAGCATTGCTTTAATGAAAGAAATTTTAAAAGTGCCTGTTATGGCAAATGGCGAAATTGACAGCGTTAAAAAAGCTTTTGAAGTTTTAGAAAAGACCAACGCTAATGGGCTTATGATAGGGCGAGCGGCCTTAAGAGCCCCATGGATATTTTGGCAGATTAGAAACAACACCACCGAGTTGCCCGCTGTGGTGAAAAAGGACTTGGTTTTAGAGCATTTTGATAAAATGGTGGAGTTTTATGGGGCAAGGGGGGTTATAATGTTTAGGAAGAATTTGCATGCTTATGCTAAGGGCGAAATGGGGGCGAGTGCTTTTCGTAATTGCGTCAATACCCTTACAGAGATAAAAAGCATGCGAGAGAGTATAGAAGAATTTTTTAGTCAAGAGATGTTACAAAGTGAAGTGCCATTATGGGTAGAATTGAATCAAAAAAGCGTTTAA